CGGCCGGGCGGCACGTTGCGGACGGCGCGGCTGATTGCTGCGTGGCTGGTCAGCAGGCCCTTTGGCCGGCTTGGGCCCTTTCGGTCCGTTGCGCTTGCCGTTGGCAGCGCGGCCTGGTTGCTGGCCGTTTTTGCTGCTGTCGGCATTGCGCTTGCGGCTGGGTTGATTGCCACGCGGGCGATCCGAACGTTCAGCGCGTTCAGGGCGATCATTGTTCAGATCATTCTGAGTGGGTGCGACAAAGCCCAGGTCATCCCCCGTCTCGATCTGCTGGCGAGTCATGCGTTCGATAGATTTGAGCAGTTTTTCTTCATCAGGACTGACGAGGGAAACAGCTTCGCCGCTGCGTCCGGCTCGGCCAGTACGGCCGATGCGGTGAACATAATCTTCGGATACATTGGGCAGCTCGAAGTTGACCACGTGGGGCAGTTGGTCGATATCCAGACCGCGGGCGGCGATATCGGTGGCGACCATGATCCGCAGGGTGCCGGCCTTGAATTCCTTGAGCGCTTTGGTGCGGGCGCTCTGGCTCTTGTTGCCATGGATGGCTGCGGCGGTCAGGCCCTGTTTGTTGAGGTACTCAGCGAGGCGGTTGGCACCATGCTTGGTGCGGGTAAACACCAGTACCTGTTCCCAGGCGCCCTGGGTAATCAGGTGGGCAAGCAGGGCACGCTTGTGGCCTGACTGAATACGGAATGCTTTCTGCTCGATGCGCTCTACCGTGGTGTTCGGTGGCGTGACTTCGATGCGTTGCGGATCATTCAGCAACCGGTTGGCCAGTTCGGTAATCTCTTTCGAGAAGGTTGCGGAGAACAACAGGTTCTGACGCTTGCCGGGCAAACGGGCAATGACTTTTTTCACGTCATGAATAAAGCCCATGTCGAGCATGCGGTCGGCTTCGTCAAGGACGAGGATTTCCACTTGCGACAAGTCGACCAGTTTCTGGTTGGCCAGGTCGAGCAGGCGACCAGGGCAGGCAACCAGGATGTCCAGGCCGGGTGCAATCGCGCGAACTTGCGGGTTGGGGCCAACACCACCGAACACGCAGGCGCTTTTCAGCGGCAGCTCTGTCGCATAGTCGGTGATGCTTTCGTGTACCTGGGCGGCCAATTCACGCGTCGGGGTCAAAACCAGTGCGCGGACCTGACGAGGTTTGCGCACGTGGCCGCTGGGCTGGCCATTGGGAAACAGCAATTCCAGCATTGGCAGGGCGAAACCGCCGGTCTTGCCGGTGCCGGTTTGTGCAGCGACCATCAGGTCGCGGCCTTGCAATACGGTAGGGATGGCTTGCAGTTGAACAGGTGTAGGCGTTGTATAGCCGGTGGTTGCCACGGCACGCAACAATGCGTCGGACAAGCCGAGAGAAGCAAAGGACATTCAGATAAACCCTGTGATGGCCGTTTGCGAACTGGAATCTGTCCGTGCGGCCGAAATTGAAGAAAGTGGAGTATAACACAGCTTGTAGCGGGCAGGGGCTTGCTGACCAGCCGCTCAAGGCTGGAAGGTCAAGAGCGCAGTCGCTGTGTTGCCCGTGTGCAAGACCTGCTGTGCAGAGTATGCGCAGTGCCGACACAGCAGCGTCTAGCCTTCCAGCTTCCAGCGGCGCGCAGTGCCTTTTAGCCCCGCAGATTGCGCCACACTGCCAGGCTGGCTTCTGCCTGGTTCAGGGTATAGAAGTGCAGGCCGGGTGCACCGCCGTCGAGCAGGCGCTGGCACATATCGGTGATGACATCGGTGCCGAAGGCGGCAATGCTGTCGCTGTCGTCGCCGTAGGCTTCCAGCTGCTTGCGGATCCAGCGCGGTATTTCCGCGCCGCAGGCATCGGAGAAGCGCGCCAGCTTGCTGTAGTTGGTGATGGGCATGATACCGGGAATGATCGGAATATCCACACCGGCCTTGCGTACGCGCTCGACAAAGTGGAAATAGCAATCAGCGTTGAAAAAGTACTGGGTGATGGCGCTGTCGGCACCCGCCCGGGCTTTGCGCACAAAGTTGGTCAGGTCCTGCTCGTAATTGCGTGCCTGCGGGTGCGCTTCCGGGTAGGCGGCAACTTCGATGGTGAAATGGTCACCGGTTTCGGCGCGAATGAACTCGACCAGTTCATTGGCGTAACGCAATTCACCTGAGGCCTGGCCCATGCCGGACGGCAAGTCGCCACGCAGAGCAACAATGCGTTGAATGCCCGACTCGCGGTACTGTTGGAGCAGGCTGCGCAAGTCTTCCTTGCTGTCCCCAACGCAGGACAGGTGCGGTGCGGTGGGCACTTTGACCTCCTGGTCGAGCTGCAGCACGGTGTTCAGTGTGCGATCACGGGTCGAACCGCCGGCACCATAGGTGACGGAGAAGAATTCGGGGTTTTCACCGGCCAGTACATGGGCAGCGGCAATCAGTTTGGCATGCCCGGCGTCGGTCTTGGTCGGAAAAAATTCGAAGCTGACCGGGGCAGAGGGGGATGTCATTGTAAGTTACCTTGTAATGGGCTGAAAGCCTGACGCTGGAGGCTGGAAGGTCAGGCTCGGTGATGTTGTGACAGCCATGCAGGTAACCAGTAATGCAGGTCTTTTGCCCGGTCGACACAACAGCTACGATCTTTCCCTTCCAGCCGTCAGTTTCACGCTTTCAGCGGCTGTCTATCAAATCAGCCTTGAACGGCTTTTAACCCTTTAGTAACGGTAGCTGTCAGGCTTGAAAGGCCCTTCGACGTCAACGCCGATGTAGTCGGCCTGAGTCTTGGTCAAGCGGGTGATGACGCCACCGAAGCCCTTGACCATTTCCAGTGCGACTTCTTCATCGAGTTTCTTCGGCAGCACCATCACGGTGACGTTGCTGGTCTTCTCGACGACCGGCAGATCGGCAAACTTTTCGTTGTACAGGTGGATCTGGGCCAGCACCTGGTTGGCGAAGGAGCCATCCATGATCCGGCTCGGGTGGCCAGTGGCGTTGCCCAGGTTAACCAGCCGGCCTTCAGCAAGCAGGATCAGGTAGTCATCATTCTCGACATCTACATTCGGGCCGGTGCGGTGGATCTTGTGCACCTGTGGCTTGACCTCTTCCCAGCCCCAGTGCTTGCGCATGAAGGCAGTATCAATCTCATTGTCGAAGTGACCGATATTGCAGACGATCGCACGCTTCTTCAGTGCCTTGAGCATGCCGGCATCACACACATTGGCGTTACCGGTAGTGGTCACGATCAGATCGATCTTGCCCAGCAGTGCGCTGTCGACGCTGGCGTCGGTGCCATCGTTGATGCCGTTCTTGTAGGGCGATACGACTTCGTAGCCATCCATGCAGGCTTGCATGGCGCAGATCGGGTCGCATTCGGTGATCTTGACGATCATGCCTTCCTGGCGCAGCGAAGCGGCTGAGCCTTTGCCAACATCGCCATAGCCGACGACGAGCGCCTGCTTGCCGGACAGCAGGTGATCGGTTGCACGCTTGATGGCGTCGTTGAGGCTGTGGCGGCAGCCGTACTTGTTGTCGTTCTTGCTCTTGGTCACCGAGTCATTGACGTTGATCGCGGGGATCTTCAGGGTGCCTTTTTTCAGCATATCCTGCAGGCGGTGTACGCCGGTGGTGGTCTCTTCGGTGACGCCGTGTACGCCCTCGAGCACCTGCGGGTATTTATCATGCAGGATCTGGGTCAGGTCACCGCCATCATCCAGAATCATGTTGGCATCCCAGGGCTTGCCATCTTTCAGGATGGTCTGCTCGATGCACCATTCGTACTCTTCCTCGGTTTCACCTTTCCAGGCAAAAACCGGAACGCCGGCAGCGGCGATTGCAGCAGCGGCCTGATCCTGGGTCGAGAAAATATTGCATGATGACCAGCGTACTTCGGCACCCAGCGCGGTCAGGGTTTCGATCAGTACAGCGGTCTGGATGGTCATGTGGATGCAGCCGAGAATCTTGGCACCCTTGAGCGGCTGCTCGGTCTTGTATTTGCGACGCATGGCCATCAGTGCCGGCATTTCCGATTCGGCGATGATGATTTCGCGGCGGCCCCAGTCGGCCAGCGACATATCGGCAACCTTGTAGTCTTTGAATTCTTTGTCGTTCATTACGGCACTCATTGGCGATTACTCCATTCGTAGTTAGCGAATGGGCGCGGTTCTTTCTGTACACTGCCCGCCGAGCCTGACGACAAACCTGTCGCTGCAGCGCCCCTCGGTCGGGGTGTGTTGCAAACTGTGTGCGGCTGCCGCCGCCCCGACGTGCAAGGGTTATTCTTGCATCGCCGTGGAAAGCCCGATCAGTCGACTGTCAGTACTTTCCATCCATAACCTGTTCGGATGAAACAATGTCACACGTATCACCCCTGAAACTGCTCGGACTGACCACCCTGTCAATCCTCTTGACTGCCTGTGGCAGTCAGTCGGCCGATCCGGATTCGCCGGAAGGTCAACGCCAGGCTGACTTCAAGCGCATGCTCAACAGCAGCGAGTCGCTGGATGGCATGTTGCGTGGCCGCCTGGCATTTGATGCCGATATCTTCGCTGCCCATGTGCAGCGACTGGTCGAACTCACCGATGCGCCCTGGGAATATTTTCCCGAGCCGGACGATTCTCGCCAACCCAATGCTGCGCGGCCCAGTGTCTGGTCCGATGCGGCCGGTTTTGCTGACGCCATCGAGCGCTATCAGCAAGCCGTTGCCGAGCTGGCGGTAGTCACCGCCGAACAGGGCAATGAACCTGATGCCTTGCTTCCGGCGTTGACCGGGGTCCAGCAAGCCTGTCGTGGCTGTCACGACGATTATCGCCGCTAGACACGAACCCCTGTCGTTGTGAGAGCCGTCAGGCCCGTGGCAATCCAGCGTCGGCACGCAGGGCTTCGGCCTTGTCGGTTTTTTCCCACGGGAAAGCGGTGAAAGTGTCGCCTTTCACGGTCATTTCGTAGGGGGTGCGACCAAAGTGACCGTAGGCCGCAGTGGCTCTGTACATCGGGTGCAGCAGGTCGAGCATGCGGGTGATCGCGAAGGGACGCAGGTCAAAGTGCTGCAGCACCAGCTGGATGATTTTCTCGTCGCTCAGCTTGCCGGTACCGAAAGTGTTGATCGATACCGAGGTGGGCAGGGCAACCCCGATGGCGTAGGACACCTGGATCTCGCACTTGTCAGCCAGGCCGGCGGCAACCACATTCTTGGCGACATAACGGCCGGCGTAGGTGGCGCTGCGATCAACCTTGGACGGGTCCTTGCCGGAGAAGGCGCCGCCGCCATGGCGGGCCATGCCGCCGTAGGTGTCGACGATGATCTTGCGCCCGGTCAGGCCGCAATCGCCCACGGGTCCGCCGATGACGAACTTGCCGGTCGGGTTGATATGGAACTGGGTGTCGGCATGCAGCAGTTCTGCCGGAATCACCGGCTTGATGATTTCTTCCATCACTGCTTCGCGCAGGTCGGCCTGGCTGATGTCGGGGTTGTGCTGGGTCGACAGCACGATGGCGTCGACGCCTGTTACCCGGCCGTTTTCATAGCGGCAAGTTACCTGGGACTTGGCATCCGGGCGCAGCCAGGCGAGGGTGCCATTCCGGCGAGCTTCAGCCTGACGCTGGACCAGACGATGGGAGAAGGTGATCGGAGCCGGCATCAACACGTCGGTTTCGTTGCTGGCATAACCAAACATCAGGCCCTGGTCACCGGCGCCCTGATCTTCCGGTTTTTGCCGGTCAACACCCTGGGCAATGTCAGGAGATTGCTTGCCGATGATATTGATCACACCACAGGTGGCGCCGTCGTAACCGACGTCGGATGAGGTGTAGCCAATGTCGCAGATGACGCCGCGTACCAGGTCTTCCAGATCAACCCAGGCACTGGTGGTGATTTCTCCGCCGACGATGGCCACCCCGGTCTTGACCATGGTTTCGCAGGCCACCCGGGCATACTTGTCTTCCGTGAGGATGGCATCGAGGACGGCATCGGATATCTGGTCAGCCAGCTTGTCCGGATGGCCTTCGGAAACGGATTCAGAGGTGAAGATGGAATAATCGCTCATGCTGGAGTTCCTGTTGCGCGAAGGACATGGGAGTCGGGTTTGCTGAAAGCTTGCAATTGCAACTGAAAGCCGTTGCGCAAGCCGATGTATTGGCTGGCATCAACGTGCAGGCCGGCTTGCTCTGCCCACCAGGACAGATCCGCCTGGTCAAAACCGAGCCAAAGATCGCCGCAGGTGTCGCGGACCCAGCTCTGATCGTGACGACAAAGCTCGGTCAGCACCAGTCGCCCGCCGGGTTTCAGGAAACCGGCCAGCTGCTGCA
This sequence is a window from Halopseudomonas salegens. Protein-coding genes within it:
- the metF gene encoding methylenetetrahydrofolate reductase [NAD(P)H] — protein: MTSPSAPVSFEFFPTKTDAGHAKLIAAAHVLAGENPEFFSVTYGAGGSTRDRTLNTVLQLDQEVKVPTAPHLSCVGDSKEDLRSLLQQYRESGIQRIVALRGDLPSGMGQASGELRYANELVEFIRAETGDHFTIEVAAYPEAHPQARNYEQDLTNFVRKARAGADSAITQYFFNADCYFHFVERVRKAGVDIPIIPGIMPITNYSKLARFSDACGAEIPRWIRKQLEAYGDDSDSIAAFGTDVITDMCQRLLDGGAPGLHFYTLNQAEASLAVWRNLRG
- the ahcY gene encoding adenosylhomocysteinase, producing MSAVMNDKEFKDYKVADMSLADWGRREIIIAESEMPALMAMRRKYKTEQPLKGAKILGCIHMTIQTAVLIETLTALGAEVRWSSCNIFSTQDQAAAAIAAAGVPVFAWKGETEEEYEWCIEQTILKDGKPWDANMILDDGGDLTQILHDKYPQVLEGVHGVTEETTTGVHRLQDMLKKGTLKIPAINVNDSVTKSKNDNKYGCRHSLNDAIKRATDHLLSGKQALVVGYGDVGKGSAASLRQEGMIVKITECDPICAMQACMDGYEVVSPYKNGINDGTDASVDSALLGKIDLIVTTTGNANVCDAGMLKALKKRAIVCNIGHFDNEIDTAFMRKHWGWEEVKPQVHKIHRTGPNVDVENDDYLILLAEGRLVNLGNATGHPSRIMDGSFANQVLAQIHLYNEKFADLPVVEKTSNVTVMVLPKKLDEEVALEMVKGFGGVITRLTKTQADYIGVDVEGPFKPDSYRY
- a CDS encoding c-type cytochrome — encoded protein: MSHVSPLKLLGLTTLSILLTACGSQSADPDSPEGQRQADFKRMLNSSESLDGMLRGRLAFDADIFAAHVQRLVELTDAPWEYFPEPDDSRQPNAARPSVWSDAAGFADAIERYQQAVAELAVVTAEQGNEPDALLPALTGVQQACRGCHDDYRR
- the metK gene encoding methionine adenosyltransferase yields the protein MSDYSIFTSESVSEGHPDKLADQISDAVLDAILTEDKYARVACETMVKTGVAIVGGEITTSAWVDLEDLVRGVICDIGYTSSDVGYDGATCGVINIIGKQSPDIAQGVDRQKPEDQGAGDQGLMFGYASNETDVLMPAPITFSHRLVQRQAEARRNGTLAWLRPDAKSQVTCRYENGRVTGVDAIVLSTQHNPDISQADLREAVMEEIIKPVIPAELLHADTQFHINPTGKFVIGGPVGDCGLTGRKIIVDTYGGMARHGGGAFSGKDPSKVDRSATYAGRYVAKNVVAAGLADKCEIQVSYAIGVALPTSVSINTFGTGKLSDEKIIQLVLQHFDLRPFAITRMLDLLHPMYRATAAYGHFGRTPYEMTVKGDTFTAFPWEKTDKAEALRADAGLPRA